The Vanacampus margaritifer isolate UIUO_Vmar chromosome 15, RoL_Vmar_1.0, whole genome shotgun sequence genome contains the following window.
CTGCTGTACACGTTGGCTGCATAGGCGTGCATACTCTCCTGTGGATAACCAGTTTGTATTAAGATGagtggagaaaaacaaaatcaaacaacaaAAGCCAACTCATTTCTACCTGGATAGTATACACCCAGCCGACATCCATATGACTGTGCGGGATAACAAATGTCTGAATTGGCTCGATTGCATCAGTCATTACATCTGAGTACGAAATCAAGTAAAATATGCTAAGTAAAAGtcgcatttttaataaatatatgctAATAGAATCAGGCACCGGTGCAAAACAAGCCCCGACTTTCGTGTTATTGTTGTGATGTGTCACGAGACCAACTACGGAAAGTCAgaaggggaaaaataaaaccTGCGTTTTACATTGGCTTACCTTTGAACTCGGAAGTATTTACTCCAAAATTATGTACACTTGGAGGTGAGCATCTCTGACTTCTAGCCAAACAATCAAGCATAATGTCAAAAAACACGACAATAGCTTTTATATTTGGAGGGTTTGTAACAGCCATTGCTGCTGCGTTTTACCCCATTTTCTTCTACCCGCTCACCCATAAAAACGAGTACAGTAAGTAGCTAACAATTATTCCTTTAGCTttttacatcaaatttctgGAAACAAAATTCGAGACATTTTAATGTCTCGAATTTGGTTTGGACTTAACTGTTCTTTCCTCGAGTGTATTTATTCTCAACATCGTGGGTTACATTAAGGTGCATGCTAGCTCTCTGACTGGTGGAAATTAAAAAGTGGCATGATAAAATATTGAATTCGTGGAAAAATGCTTGAATTAACTATGTACCCCCCCCTCATCAGGAGAAGTGCAGAATATGAACCGGGCAGGAATCGAGCAGGCCGACGTGCAGCCCATCGGTAAGCACTCAGATGActtatgatgacatttttttgcgACCAAATATGCACTGCCTTTGTGATTAAACTATTTAATTTActtgaacagttttttttgaCTGAGTTGAGGACCGAGTCCTGCcatgaatagcaaaaaaaaaaaaatcgccagtaattgatgtttaaaaggTTTGTTTCTAATCACATATAGATGCCCTAAAGTCGTGGCAAGGCTCTCTAGTTGTCACAATGAAACTTCTCAACTCGCTTAAACATAATTCCTAGGCAATGGAAACAAGGTAGAGGCAATACTTTAGTACAAATGAAACTTCtgaactcacttcaacatagttccaaGGTACCACCAAGATGCTATAAAATGGCACTTAGCTTAGCTTACCTTACCTAATGGATCATCACAGTTAAGTGCTACTCATCCCAGATACAGAAACCTGaaataaagaacaaaaatgaataacagaacgaaaaaaaaaaggggggggagtAGTAATTATTACCATCTGTTAACGTTAAAATGATCATCTATCACAGTTAAGAGCTGACGGTTCTTTTGTGTCCTCCCACCTCAGGTCTGAAGGTTTGGTCTGACCCATTCAAGAAGTGATACCCGATGGGTGTAGCTGGAGAGCGCTCGGCGTGAGTGAGCAAAGGATCTGACATTGTATTACTTTAGTGCGTTCAAGGGGACACAATGGAAAAGGGACTTTTAAAATGATGACAAGACAGTGATAGAGTGGTTGTGACGTCTGCCTCTTTATGAGGTTCAGAGTTGGAagtcctgtgtggagtttgctttATTAAAGACTCTATATTGCCCATAGGTGTGAACAATGTGAATGCTTGTCTATATATGCTAGTCTAATTTACATCATCCCTGCCCCTATGCCGAGTTTCCCTGCCATGACTTGGAATCTTAGCTGGGCAAAAATCCATAGCCACTTTAAAGCCAGTACACTGTCTAAAACACAATTGACAAatgtattgtttgtatgcaaatAATCTGGAGTGCTTGCCCACCAattaacaatgaaattaaacaactaCAGTAAGTAAATCTTTTGCCATCTGCGTATTTCTAAAAATGTCTCTGAGCAAACCAGATTGGTCTATCATACtggggctaatttacataatccTGCCTCAATGCTGAGTTCTTTTTAAATGTCGTAAAGAGAcaatgtgtagaatttagtaCCATCTAGTGTTGaattaatagaatgcaacaatcTAAGTTGGAAGCACGTGTATTTTGAAGTATGcacactacggtgcctcagagagaccagaCTTCGCAAGCCTaataccaattattatttagCGACATTTTTCTCCTTTGGTTATCCGTAGCAGAAggatggcggcaaaacatggCAGGCCCCTGTAAGGCGCAGTGCGACCTATGTAACATAGACCTaggattatataaaaaaaaatgtacattgatgtgatagaacatactttttttgcatattattgaaattaatagtgaggttttaaaataaataaactgtctCTTTAAAAGTGTGCCCTATGTCAAATAGTTTTTATTCGatagtacttaaaaaaaataactacataacatatttaacaatttcattcgatgaaaatgtgaaaaaaatacattttatttcaaatcatTTGTTTTGGATTACACTGAATTAATTCCAGCACCTTTAAGTAATTAGATGGATTCTTTTTTGGCATGTAGTGCAGTAGTTCAACTTTTTGCACAAAAACAccttaaaaaagtaattttgtttTAAGCCCCTGCAATATTATGCAGCATGGACATTAACACTGCActtaaggaaaataaaatatacttcaataaccattcaattaaaaatatattgcgacataaaagttcaataaaaaaataaaaaacattgaatgtgcaaatgtacTAAAAAGATAAATACTACTGAACTAAGGCAGTGATTCTTTCTCATACCACAAGAGGACGCCCGTGTTAAACGC
Protein-coding sequences here:
- the smim20 gene encoding small integral membrane protein 20; translation: MSKNTTIAFIFGGFVTAIAAAFYPIFFYPLTHKNEYREVQNMNRAGIEQADVQPIGLKVWSDPFKK